The Mobula hypostoma unplaced genomic scaffold, sMobHyp1.1 scaffold_36, whole genome shotgun sequence genome window below encodes:
- the LOC134341685 gene encoding gastrula zinc finger protein xLCGF3.1-like, producing MAHQRVHTRKQPFTCSDCGKGFTYPSKLKVHQQIHTGERPFTCSDCGKGFTRSSYLMVHQRIHTGQWPFSCSDCGKGFTWSSQLKVHHRLHTGERPFTCSDCGKGFTSSSQLKVHQRVHTGERPFTCSACGKGFTQSSELMAHQRVHTGERPFTCLDCGKGFTCSSHLKVHQRVHTGERPFTCSDCGKRFTMSSDLLKHQSVHTRERPFTCSDCGKGFTRSSYLMVHQRIHTGQWPFSCSDCGKGFTWSSQLKVHQRLHTGERPFTCSDCGKGFTLSSHLKEHQRVHTGERPFTCSDCGKGFASSSPLKVHQRLHTGERPFTCSVCGKRFTLSTDLLRHQSVHTREWPFTCLDCGKGFTSSSNLKVHQRVHTGERHFSAQTVRRDSHRHLK from the coding sequence atggctcaccagcgagttcacaccaggaagcagccattcacctgctcagactgtgggaagggattcacttacccatctaaactgaaggtacatcagcaaattcacactggggagaggccattcacctgctcagactgtgggaagggattcactcggtcatcttaCCTAATGGtacaccagcgaattcacacagGACAGTGGCCGTTctcctgctcagattgtgggaagggattcacttggtcatctcaactgaaggtacatcatcGACTTCACACTggtgagaggccgttcacctgctcagactgtgggaagggattcacttcgtcatctcaactgaaggttcatcagcgagttcacactggagagaggccattcacctgctcagcctgtgggaagggattcactcagtcatctgaactaatggctcaccagcgagttcacactggggagcggccattcacctgcttggactgtgggaagggattcacttgctcatctcacCTGAAGGTACATCaacgagttcacaccggggaacggccattcacctgctcagactgtgggaagagattcactatgTCATCTGATCTACTgaaacaccagtcagttcacaccagagagaggccattcacctgctcagactgtgggaagggattcactcggtcatcttaCCTAATGGtacaccagcgaattcacactggacaGTGGCCGTTctcctgctcagattgtgggaagggattcacttggtcatctcaactgaaggtacatcagcgacttcacactggtgagaggccattcacctgctcagactgtgggaagggattcactctatcatctcatctgaaggaacatcagcgagttcatactggagagaggccattcacctgctcagactgcgggaagggattcgctTCGTCATCtccactgaaggtacatcagcgacttcacactggcgagaggccattcacctgctcagtgtgtgggaagagattcactttgTCAACTgatctactgagacaccagtcagttcacaccagagagtggccattcacctgcttagactgtgggaagggattcacttcgtcatctaatctgaaggtacaccagcgagttcacactggggagaggcatttttctgctcagactgtgagaagggattcacatCGACATCTAAAGTGA
- the LOC134341624 gene encoding gastrula zinc finger protein xLCGF3.1-like has product MSPQRVHTREQQFTCSDCGKGFIKSYQLKVHQRVHTGERPFTCSDCGKGFTLSSSLLLHEQFHTGDRAFTCSVCGKGFHRPADLHRHHQFHTGEKPFTCPDCGKGFTLLSHLQKHQSVHTRERPFTCSVCGKTFTQSFHLQRHRSVHTGERPFT; this is encoded by the coding sequence ATGTCTccccagcgagttcacaccagggagcagcagttcacctgctcggactgtgggaagggattcattaaatcatatcaactgaaggtacatcagcgagttcacactggagagaggccgttcacctgctcagactgtgggaagggattcactctatCATCCAGCCTACTACTACACGAGCAATTTCACACTGGGGACAGGgcgttcacctgctctgtctgtgggaagggattccatCGACCAGCCGACCTTCATAGACACCACCAATTTCACAcaggggagaagccgttcacctgcccagattgtgggaaaggattcactttaCTATCTCACCTGCAgaaacaccagtcagttcacaccagggagaggccgttcacctgctcagtctgtggaaaGACATTCACCCAGTCAttccacctacagagacaccggtcagttcacacaggggagaggccgttcacctga
- the LOC134341539 gene encoding zinc finger protein 35-like, translated as CGKGFTQTASLLRHQRVHTGEKLFTCSERGKGFTRSSDPLAHQRVHTGERPFTCSDCGKGFTCSSQLKVHQRVHTGERPFTCSDCGKTFTQSSNLQMHQRIHTGERPFTCSDCGKGFIQAASLLKHQRVHTGEKPFTCSECGKGFTRSSDLLAHQRVHTGERLFTHSERGKGSSQSSDPLAHQRVHTGERPFTCSDCGKGFTCSSQLKVHQRVHTGERPFTCSDCGKTFTQSSNLQMHQRIHTGEKPFTCPDCGKGFTQAASLLKHQRIHTG; from the coding sequence tgtgggaagggattcactcagacaGCGAGCCTactgagacaccagcgagttcacacaggggagaagctgttcacctgctcagaacgtgggaagggattcactcggtcatctgatccgctggcacaccagcgagttcacactggagagaggccattcacctgctcagactgtgggaagggattcacttgctcatctcaactgaaggtacatcagcgagttcacactggagagaggccattcacttgctcagactgtgggaagacctTCACTCAATCATCCAACCTACAGAtgcaccagcgaattcacacaggggagaggccgttcacctgctctgactgtgggaagggattcattcaggCAGCTAGCCTACtgaaacaccagcgagttcacactggggagaagccattcacctgctcagaatgtgggaaaggattcactcggtcatctgatctgctggcacaccagcgagttcacactggggagaggctgttcaccCACTCAGAACGTGGGAAGGGATCCTCTCAGTCATCTGATCCGCTGGCACACCAGCGGGTTCACacgggagagaggccattcacctgctcagactgtgggaagggattcacttgctcatctcaactgaaggtacatcagcgagttcacactggagagaggcctttcacttgctcagactgtgggaagacctTCACTCAATCATCCAACCTTCAGAtgcaccagcgaattcacactggggagaagccattcacctgtccagactgtgggaagggattcactcaggcaGCTAGCCTACTAAaacaccagcgaattcacactgggtaG